One window of the Candidatus Jettenia sp. genome contains the following:
- a CDS encoding RtcB family protein — translation MPLPNIIERISDTVWELPVSYKPGMRVPARIYGTEKLIQAMDEAVYDQITNVATLPGITKYALCMPDGHSGYGFPIGGVAAMDTEEGIISPGGIGFDINCGMRLVMTNLTYNEVKPHLKELVDKLYKRIPAGVGSTGFLKVSETNFGRLLNRGHTGVSNMAMDGKKTWR, via the coding sequence ATGCCCCTGCCCAATATCATTGAACGAATATCCGATACTGTTTGGGAATTACCTGTCTCTTATAAACCCGGCATGCGCGTACCAGCAAGGATCTATGGAACGGAAAAGTTGATTCAGGCAATGGATGAAGCTGTCTATGACCAGATTACTAATGTGGCTACATTACCAGGCATTACCAAGTATGCGCTTTGTATGCCTGATGGTCACTCTGGCTACGGTTTCCCTATTGGGGGTGTAGCTGCTATGGACACAGAAGAAGGGATAATTTCTCCGGGTGGTATTGGCTTTGATATCAATTGCGGTATGCGTCTAGTGATGACAAATCTTACCTATAACGAAGTGAAACCTCATCTTAAGGAACTGGTTGATAAACTGTATAAGAGAATCCCGGCAGGTGTAGGGAGCACAGGCTTTCTGAAGGTATCAGAGACGAATTTCGGCAGATTGTTGAACAGGGGGCATACTGGTGTGTCAAACATGGCTATGGATGGGAAGAAGACCTGGAGATGA